ttctattttaaaaaaatatatatttttgatatcagcgaatcaaaatgatctaaaaatattattaaaatattaattttaacaaaaataaaaagtttaaaagaGATGTTTCAATGAAATTAGTATTATTTAACAAGAATGATGGCATGTAACGCGATTACTCTAAAACCTTATAAGAGTAagaaagtttaaattgatttcaatagttttgatgtgaatattaaaatcattataaaaatctcaaaaaaataataaaattgatgtctatttttaaatgaataatagttttataaaaatatctacaTCGCAATTACCAAAAACACACTatctaataataacaataactgatagaaaataaacaaataaatatgtaaatattaatGGCATCCGATTCCTCCACCCTAGGAGTTTTGTGTTGAAACGTGaagtatgataattattttaaaatctgttGTATAGCGAAGCATGTACGTAGAGTTATGCTATATACTAGGAAAAAGAATagctatttcccttttcttctaaaaaaaaaatgaattatccCATttgaaatcatataaaaatgcACATCATGAAGTACTAGGCTAGGCGCTAACATTAGAAATGTTAAATAAGCAGAAGATAAAATAATTGAGGGGCAGCAAATTGAAAAGTAAGCAAAGATTATCTTGAAAAAGGTTGGTAAATATTATCGAAGAATATAATTAGTATAAtaattgagaaatattataCGATCAGTTCTATTATCACCAACTCACGTACGTTCGGTAGACATAAAATACCATGAGCTAATTGTAGATTTAAGGTTATATATGTCTCATGCTAGAAGTCATGCTTCAATTGATGAGACATCATAATGaaatattaagaaagaaaaaggataattAGGAAGAAGAGACTTACATTCTCCACGATGATCTTTGACAACAAAAGCTTCAGTGATTGCTTCACGAATCCTGACTCCTTGATAGCTCTCCGGAACAACTCTTGCACCAAGCCTGAATTTCCTGCTCCTAATCCAACTCGAATTATCGGTGAACTCGATCTCTCCGATCGGTGCAAACCCATCCCTTAGTGTAACCGATAGGCAATCTCCGGCGAGCAAAGGTCGCTTGCCTGTTCTCTCCTTCACAATATTTCTGTTAAATTCTTCACTAGTCCAAGTACGGTTATCATATGAAGGGTAGTCTCCGTCGAGAACCACAACTTCAATTTTGACCGGGTGAGGAAGGTATGTCGAAACGACTTGATCACCCCTTGTGTCTACAAGAAGGATTTGGAGCGGAGAACTCTCAAGATCAACTATTTTGCTCCCTGTAAATATAGGGAGCAAGAGATTTTTGCTGAACATTAGTTGTAGACTTGACGGTTCAAGGGATTGGATTCGCAACGAAGGTGATCTAGTCAAAGAGCATGTTGAACGTCTTAGATTGGTTTCCACTTCTTCATTCACCtaagaaaaaacatgtttaatagAATCAAATTAATTGTTCTTTGTAATTTGTGGCATGCTTTATGTATTTTTGGTAGGGCTTTTACATGCATGTAAGttgtccaaaaaaacaaaattagtgcAAACCCTGGATTGGAAGACATATAACATTTATGTTCGATCAAGTAGAGAAATGGTGTGAGGATCTACAAGTAAAACGAAGTATACTTAaggttttttcttaaacaagTGCTATTATGAAAGAATGAACATGAACTACAAACATCTCATGTATTCAagttgtttcttcttcattggaaaaaacataacttagtagagcttaattaattaacttacaACTCTCCTGAGCATTGGCTCTAAGGCCAAACAGAAGTTCTTTAAGGAATTCACCATAACTGCTTCTCCAATTACCCtgtaaataaatagaaatcatTGCACCACATGAGATACACCTTCTTGATGGCAGTGCaatctcttttgttttcttcaaatatCAAACTCAGTTTTCAcaaatagaaacaaaagaacTGGAAAGTACAAAAAGAAGAATCTCAAACACAAAATTCAAGCACGTACGAGGCAAAAGAAGGTCTTCTTCTCATTCTTTTCTGATCGTTGGGCTGATCCAAGTCCGAACCCGGTTCTTCAAGAAAACGTTTACCTGCCATGTGATTTGAAGATATTtatgcaaaaaagaagaagagttaATTAGAAGATGAAATGGCGGAGGAGTTTCGAGTTCAGGGTTGATCAGTTGTGCTTAGGGCTTCTTTTATCTACAAGCGGTATATAAGggcacaaaaaaaatttaaaaaaaagaacagaagcACTTTCTTGGAATCATGGAGGAAATAACTTGGTAAATGGAAAGGCGGAGTGACCTACGGGTATAAGATGTCACGACTTTGACTCCAAGTCAACCCCAATCAAGCGTGATTGATAGGTTTTGGGGAGATTGATTCTTAAATCGATGAATTGTGCGGCTGTGATCATTCAACGGATTATACGGTACAAACATTTGCGTCTATGAAGATATATTGGGTTGCTCTTAATGGAGAATTTTGCCGTTCGATCATTTAAATATTCTCgtgtgaaaatataaaaatggtcAGACATCGGCTTCATTTCTGAGAAGCATCCTGTGTTTTGGAGGTGGTGCCAGGAGATGGGCCCCGAATTCAGTAGCTGGTAAATAATGAAATCACCATGACgaatacttttcttttcttttttggcacAGAGAAAATATGTCCTGATGTTTGTCTTTAATGCTTAAAACTATTGCGTTGATATTTATAttctatcaaattattttaatattagttaaaTCACCCTGGcagatattttcaaaattaaaattatgattttatattaaaaaaacttcattgttgggttctattttttattcataacaatttagGGTTTAAGATTTTAAGAGTATGTTAGTTAGGATTAACTTGAGAGAGTGGGAGAGAGTGGCAGGTTTATAAGAGGGAAAAGATGGTGAATAGTGTCTAATAAGGGTTGAGCCATATTGAAGGCTTGGATCGCCTATAGTCCAGgttaaatttttgtaaaaaaaaaatttgcattaATATTACATCAATTCAAGttacaattaataaaattagcataaaaaaacaCGCTTTCTCTATTAATTCAACCACCGatttttttcattagaatcTCTATCTTTCTAAGCTGAGAAAGATAAAGTTAAAAATTGTATCTCGTCTTATACTAGATGATCatgtcttgttttctttttttatttacgtgggtgtccgagctagcttgcgcgcaccacgactaatctcacggctcactgaacatcctgcaaacccagtgagcatgtaaggcaccgcgggggtgacaggcgtacacggtgagatttgaacccaggatgcagaggaagggaacaagtcccttcaaccgctgggccaagacctcaagtgcatcatgtcttgttttcttatatattcagcttataaaatttaacaaaaccaACTCCCGACTTTATTCCATTTATTGTACGATACTACCTAGCACATAAATTCAACTACTAAAGCATTAAAGCATTGCTTCAAACTTTAAAAGACATCAGATTTGATCTTTTCCTTGTATatgtgcaatttttttaaacacaatatGAGATTAACACACCACATATGAATACTTTGTATAAAAAGGCTACAAATCATTCATCTTAATAACAAGGATAGGTGACAGTTTACCCACACTATTGTTGTTACCTAATTTTGGACCCTACATGCTGGAGACAGTGTATATCTTTTTTGAACTGagtgtaggagtttagctcatgttcgccagaagattgacaaaagcaaagaaagaaatatttttttcaaaatcttgttTGAGCTGTTTTCTGCTCGTTTTATCCTTTCTCTttgctaccaaaatcatcaggtttttctaggttgatcaggagtcttcataatgctaaattcgttccttctttatctagtctttaaggttggataaatacctcagaatttgcactaaaaaaatggttctgctgctgtcgtaattttttgttccaacttaggctctgattctgaTTTGGTTTCGCacgatatctgaccatcctaaCTATATTTTGTCACTcgtgacatgttgaaaaattgacgtacacctttattaggtcctagagatcattgttcttagggcaGATTCTCAGTCAAATTTGGATGCTTagcattgtcagatcaagaacctttttgaccaactagattactgtcaGATTCtgttatctaaaataattttatctcacttcgactcctcaTTAAAGTTGTAGTCTTAGACGTGTAGATGATTTTGGgattttgaatcgcttgattttgatatccgaagctcaagatattcccgtttgaatatataacgaaaaagcaaataattctGCCGCAAGAAagatattgacccgagtttgCACTAAAATATAGAGCGAAGATTTCCTATATAAAATCCAGAATAATATTAAGTTCAGAGAGCTACACACTTAAGGGATGCACAATTGAAAAATTATGCATTGACAGAGATTGAAAATACTGTGCAAAGGAGTGGCAAAACCTTTGCAGAAATGTTCAACAGGTTGGAAGAAGAGATGAATTATGGTCAGGATCAATTAAGGCGGGAATTGTCCAGCTTAACCAGCGTTGGAATGATGAACGAAAACAGATTTATTATGTGGTTATTGAATCTgtggaaaaacaaaattataacaaaaaaggtCGATTGTTTTTTGTCTGAGGTCATGGTGGCACTGAAAAAACACATACATGGAAGACAATTATTACCAAACTCCACTCAGATGGTAAAATTATGCTTGCAGTGGCATTATCCGGTAAGGCTCAGAGTCAGAATTCAAGAGTAAGAGACAGATGATATGCTAACACTGTATGTTGGTCTTTTTAGCTAAGAAATCTAAGcaatctctatctctctcttttttgttcaCTTAtccaatctcaatttcaacatTTCAATTTCGCGTTTTTTTACAGTGTCTTACATTCGAAAGCAATCCCAGAGTTAAAAAGTTCTAAAAAAAGCACAATATCTtacaaaaaatgaatatatctAATCTACAGccgaaaaataaaaaccaactaATCTTAGCATTCAAAGTGGTTGAATACATGGGACGAATTCAACCACCTTCACTTCGGTAGTCACTAATTGCAGCACTGATCCAAAGTTTTAATGTTATATGAGAAAATCAGGAATAGGTGGTGTTTGAGCAACCACATTTAATGGTGCATCAGCTCTTTGACGAGTTTTGTGTTTGCCATTACGATTTCTActcttctgtttttctttctcccCACCATCTTCCCTTCCATCACCATCCTTCTTCCCTTgacttttcttgcttttctctTTACCATGACCCCTGTGTTTACTTCTCCTTGAACTTGGATTTTCAGGATTGTTCTGTTCCCTAACAGCTAGATCTTCATTTGAATCAGATAGATCAACATTTAGtttctccttcccttttttcttaATAGATGACTTATCAGATGGATTACTTTGAGATGACGCAGGTTTAGCTTCATTACCTAAGAGTATATCACGAATGGCACCAGAAAGTAAATCATCTTTCACCTCTGGTTTCTTGGCAGTGACAGGTGCTGCATCTCCTTCATCCAACTTCACTACCACGGGCCTAGGCTTTGCATGGTTTGGCTTTCTCTTTGAGACTAGTGATTGGTTTGTAAGCGTAACTAAATCTTGGGTGTCATCATTTGTATTAATGCCAGAACTTGGATAATTGGCAGGTGGGTAATCATTTGCTATAGTTATAGTTTCGTTCTTTTCTGAAGGGAGGTAATACAACTCATGCAGCTTCCGGTGTTCTGTAAGCAAGGAAGTGGCCTCGGTTGATGGTTCTGGATCTTCTTCATCTTGGAGGTTAGAGAATGAAATGCCAGCACTTTCTCCATAATATGGACTTCTAAGAGAAAATGAACAAGATGAAGGCAATTCTACATTTCCACATATTGCTTCCAAGTCAGCAAGATTCCCCTTAAGCACTAGCTCATCTGGTATTAGTACTCTCTCCTGGGCAGTTATTGAGACTGGACCAAGCTCCTCAGAGAAAGCATCATGTACCCATTCAACAATTCTGGAAGCACTCACTTCTTCGGTCTCCAAATTTGCCTCCTTGAGCAGCGAAGGATTCAATATATCCCGTTTTACCAACTCAATAAATCCAAGTGCATTCCGTGCTCTCTCCTGTATTTCAACATCATAGCTGCCTAATAATGGACACATAGCCAATTCCATCAAGTTTAACAGTTTAAAAACAGATTCATGCGTGAAACTCTTTTCCTCCATTAATGCAGATGTAGACAACTGTCCATGCCCACCATTAACAACAGAAGGATCTTCATAAGATTGGTTTGAATTCCTTGGATTGAATCCTTCATCTTGGTCACATTCAACTGGAGCTTTAGCTGATGCTAAATCTGAACTTTCTGAGCATTCCCTTTTAGAAGCCAAATCTGAAACTTCTGATGTCATATCTTCCTTTTGCACAAGGTAAGAACATACACAAAAGATTAGGACTTTAAAAGCAGACTGCATGTAAACTGTTCTGATTGATGAAGGCAGGAGACCGGTACGAGGCTGTAGCAATGCCTCCATAAGTTCAACTGGGTTCCTCGAGAATTCTACATATTCCCCACACACCCAAGCAGCAGCAGATAATATCCTGTGCAGAAAAGGATTCCCAAGTAATGCTGGATCAATCAGTAAGTGACGGCCAACACGAACAAGCTCTGGCCTAACATCCTTGACTCTCATACCTATATCAATTAGCTGATTCTCAATTTCTTCCCCCTTCTGGCAATGTGGAATTGTTGACATTTCCCCGAGAAGCGACACATACCAATCAAAGTCAATTATAATCTCATACACGTTCTGGCAACAAGTTGATAAAATTGAACCAAGAATCTCATTGCAGAACTCAGGGTCAGATTTGAGCGCATAATTAACCAAAACCCTGCAAATTTCCACCACATTGCCCTCTGAAACCATTGCCATAACCAGACGCAAAGACTCGAGTTTAATATTCGGATCTTCATCACTCAAAGACTGAATCACAACATCCTTATTCTCCAAAACTGCCCACAAATGCTTTGGCGCCATAATTGATAGCGCATGCAGTCCAAGATACTTAAGATTCGGATCATCCTCCAATAAAAACTCATGAATTTTGACAGCTGCAAGCTTCACTGCAGATTCATACTCAGTGAAGCTAGCGACCACAGTCCTAATACACTCAAACACCATCGACTTCGCCCCAGTCTTTCTCATATGATCACAAATCGGCTCAACCACCCTTTTAGCCAACCTAGGCTCTAAAGGAGCCAAGTTTGCAAAAATCTTTAAGACCTTAATCAACACCCAATTATTCCTCGAATCAACCAAAATCCTATAAAACTCAGGTGCCAATGGAAGATACGATCTGGGTTCTTTGGAAGCAAGCTCACAAAACACCCCAACAACTGCAGACAAAATTTGCGAATCACTACTCTCCAAACTCTCAACAAGTCTCTTAAAACACACCCTAACTGCATCTGGGTATTTTTCAAAAAGCCTTAAAACAACACTTACAGCTTTCTTTCTAACAAAAACCTTAGAAGTGGACATCAAAGTGAAAACTTCAGAAGTAAGATCTCTACATAAATCAACAGTGCCAATTCTAGATAAGCAATCAAGAGCCAAACTCACCTCAAACTCATTGCCACTATTGAGATCCTTCCTTAATTGATTAGTGATCAGCAAAATAACAGGTGTGGATTCGTTGAAGGACTGAGAGATCGCAAGATAACCAATCTTTTTGTGAGCGAAAGTGGGAGATGAGATGCATTCAATGGCGTGAAAAGATGCCCATGACATGTCAATGGAGTGGATTGAATTGAGGTAAGTGAGTTTTTGAAGGGCAGTGGATTTGGTTTGCAAGTCAGTGGTTTTGATTTCTCTACGGATTTCTTCAATAACTTTGGATATGAAAGTGGATTCGGTACTTTGTTGGTGGCGAAGACCTTTGATTATGTCATCTAAACTGCGCTGGAAAAGGGTGTCCATTAGAGAAGGAGATGCCATTGAAGAATTAGAGATGGGTTTTGATTTATGAATTGAATGAggaaggattttttttccttcttatttatgtttttgttcgGTGGTGTTTTAGGGGAAAGCGTCGAAGAACAAGGGTTGTTCCTTTTTTGGGAAGTGAAATTGCAGGAGGAAGATGGGTTGAGTTAGTTACATcttaattttggaaattatatatttaatcttgatGTTTCTAAAtccattttataaaaacatttcataatttttttttggtgttttttattaattttattattttcaagtttttcatctgtcatttttaatcattattttttaataaatttaaaaaaatatattaataagtttttttatgctattttttataacatagtCAAATACTGAAAAGtatatttcaagttatttttcttaacattatc
The genomic region above belongs to Populus alba chromosome 12, ASM523922v2, whole genome shotgun sequence and contains:
- the LOC118046336 gene encoding protein SAR DEFICIENT 1, which translates into the protein MAGKRFLEEPGSDLDQPNDQKRMRRRPSFASVIGEAVMVNSLKNFCLALEPMLRRVVNEEVETNLRRSTCSLTRSPSLRIQSLEPSSLQLMFSKNLLLPIFTGSKIVDLESSPLQILLVDTRGDQVVSTYLPHPVKIEVVVLDGDYPSYDNRTWTSEEFNRNIVKERTGKRPLLAGDCLSVTLRDGFAPIGEIEFTDNSSWIRSRKFRLGARVVPESYQGVRIREAITEAFVVKDHRGELYKKHHPPMLQDEVWRLEKIGKDGAFHKKLAAARISTVQDFLKLSVVDPRRLREILGVGMSEKMWEVTIKHARTCDLGNKHFVFRRPNCTITFDPICQIVHAVIDGNSYSTKELPSNTGYIDTLVRRAYVEWNSLEEIVGISSDTPLLTQGELVDQYPSHHQSIARSFQPLGYSIFDHGDVEMGNLPSSAHLGYNN
- the LOC118046335 gene encoding AP-3 complex subunit delta; the protein is MASPSLMDTLFQRSLDDIIKGLRHQQSTESTFISKVIEEIRREIKTTDLQTKSTALQKLTYLNSIHSIDMSWASFHAIECISSPTFAHKKIGYLAISQSFNESTPVILLITNQLRKDLNSGNEFEVSLALDCLSRIGTVDLCRDLTSEVFTLMSTSKVFVRKKAVSVVLRLFEKYPDAVRVCFKRLVESLESSDSQILSAVVGVFCELASKEPRSYLPLAPEFYRILVDSRNNWVLIKVLKIFANLAPLEPRLAKRVVEPICDHMRKTGAKSMVFECIRTVVASFTEYESAVKLAAVKIHEFLLEDDPNLKYLGLHALSIMAPKHLWAVLENKDVVIQSLSDEDPNIKLESLRLVMAMVSEGNVVEICRVLVNYALKSDPEFCNEILGSILSTCCQNVYEIIIDFDWYVSLLGEMSTIPHCQKGEEIENQLIDIGMRVKDVRPELVRVGRHLLIDPALLGNPFLHRILSAAAWVCGEYVEFSRNPVELMEALLQPRTGLLPSSIRTVYMQSAFKVLIFCVCSYLVQKEDMTSEVSDLASKRECSESSDLASAKAPVECDQDEGFNPRNSNQSYEDPSVVNGGHGQLSTSALMEEKSFTHESVFKLLNLMELAMCPLLGSYDVEIQERARNALGFIELVKRDILNPSLLKEANLETEEVSASRIVEWVHDAFSEELGPVSITAQERVLIPDELVLKGNLADLEAICGNVELPSSCSFSLRSPYYGESAGISFSNLQDEEDPEPSTEATSLLTEHRKLHELYYLPSEKNETITIANDYPPANYPSSGINTNDDTQDLVTLTNQSLVSKRKPNHAKPRPVVVKLDEGDAAPVTAKKPEVKDDLLSGAIRDILLGNEAKPASSQSNPSDKSSIKKKGKEKLNVDLSDSNEDLAVREQNNPENPSSRRSKHRGHGKEKSKKSQGKKDGDGREDGGEKEKQKSRNRNGKHKTRQRADAPLNVVAQTPPIPDFLI